The segment TGACGGCAGCCTGCATGTCCTGGAAGACATCGAACCGGATCTGCCCGGCACGCGCGCCAACGACGGCCGCTGCGACCGCGGTGGCAACCTGGTGTTTGGCACGCTGAATGAGCGCGGCCCGGACAAGGTCGCCTCGTTTTATCGCTATACGCGCGAAGGCAAGCTGCACCGCCTGGCCCTGCCGAAGGCCGCGATCACCAACAGCATCTGCTTCAGCCCCGACGGTGGAACGATGTACTTCACCGATTCGCCGACGGCGCAAATCATGGCCTGCGACTACGACGCCGCCAGCGGCGATGTCGGGCAGATCCGTGTGTTCGCCCAGCTGCGCGAAGGCTTCGAACCGGACGGCTCCACCATCGACGCCGACGGCTTCCTGTGGAACGCCGAGTGGGGCGCATCGCGGGTGGTCCGCTACGCGCCAGATGGACGCATCGACGCCACGATCGAGCTTCCCGCGCGCCAGCCCAGTTGCGTCACCTTCGCCGGCCCCGCGCTGGATCGCATGGTGATCACCTCCGCCCACCTGGGCCTGGATGCCGCCGCGCTGCAGGCGGAACCGCTCAATGGCGCCATCTTCATCGGCACGCCTCCGCGCGGCCATGGCCTCCCCGAGGCCCGCTACGGCTATGGAGCCACTGCATGACTGACCTGACCCACGCCGACCCGCGGACCACGCCCCTTCCCCGCCTGGCCGGCAAGGTCGCCATCGTGACCGGCGCCACGCAAGGCATCGGTGCCGCCACGGCGAAGCTGTTTGCCGCCCACGGCGCCTCGGTGGTCCTGAACGTGCTGGAAGACAACGCGCAGGCCCGGCAGACCCTCGCGGGGCTCAACACCGAGCACGCCATGCTGTTCGAGGCCGACGTCACCGATCCTGCCGCCATCCAGCGCATGGTCGACGCCGCCACCGAACGCTTCGGGGCGCCGGACGTGCTGGTGAACAACGCCGGCATCAACGTGTTCAACGATCCGCTCTCGCTCAGCGACGAGGAATGGACGCGCTGCTTCGAGGTGGACCTGAAGGGCGCGTGGAACTGCGCCAAGGCCGTCCTGCCGGGCATGCTCTCGATCGGCCGCGGCAGCATCATCAATATCGCCTCGGTGCACGGCCACAAGATCATCCCGCACTGCTTCCCCTACCCGGTGGCCAAGCACGGCCTGATCGGCCTGACCAAGGCCCTGGGCATCGAGTACGCCGCGAAGAACATCCGGGTGAACTCGATTTCGCCGGGCCTGGTCCTGACGGCCATCGCCGCCGCCGGTTTCGCCGCCGCGGCCGATCCGGAGGCGGAACGCCGCAAACAGACCGAGATCCTGCCGAACAAGCGGATCGGCGAACCGGAAGAAATTGCCTACACTGCGTTGTTCCTCGCGTCCGACGAGGCCCGCTACATCAACGCTGCCGATATCCGTATCGACGGTGGCCGCTCACAGCTCTACCACGAGTAACTCCATGGCCTGGCCCACTGCCCTTCCGCTTATCGCCATCCTCCGCGGCATCACCCCGGACGATATCGTCGCGCACGTCGAGGCGCTGATCGAAGCCGGCTTCGATGCCATCGAGGTCCCGCTGAACTCGCCGGACTGGCAGCGCAGCATCCCGATGGCCGTCGAGACGGCCGGCTCGCGCGCCCTCGTGGGCGCCGGCACGGTGCTCACCCCCGAGAACGTCGACCGCGTGGCCGACCTGGGCGGCCACCTGCTGGTCACCCCCAACACGGACCCGGCAGTGATCCGCCAGGGCCGCGCGCGGGGCATGTACACGTCGATTGGCTTCACCACGCCGAGCGAGGCCTTCGCGGCGTTGCAGGCCGGGGCCCAGTCGCTGAAGCTGTTTCCGTCGAATATCTACGGCCCGGGCTACGTCAAGGCGATCCGCGCGGTGCTGCCACCCGACATTCCGCTACTGGCGGTCGGCGGCGTCACCCCCGACAATCTGGGGCAGTTCCTCGACGCGGGCTGCATTGGCGCCGGTCTGGGCAGCGATCTGTACAAGCCCGGCCAGCCCGTGTCGCAGACACGCGAGCGTGCCGAAGCCTTCGTCAAAGCCTACCGCTCGGTCTAAGCATGAAAGTCACCAAGATCACCACCTACCGCGTCGCGCCCCGATGGATGTTCCTGAAAATGGAGACCGACGAGGGCGTGGTCGGCTGGGGCGAACCCGTCGTCGAAGGACGCGCGCGCACCGTCGAAGCCGCCGTGAGCGAGCTCTCCGAGTTCATCATCGGCAAGGATCCCTCGCGCATCAACGACCTCTGGCAGGCGATGTACCGCGGCGGTTTCTATCGTGGCGGCGCCGTCTTCATGAGCGCCATCGCCGGCATCGACCAGGCCCTGTGGGACATCAAGGGCAAGGTGCTCAACGCGCCGGTGTACGAGCTGCTCGGTGGCCGCGTCCGCGACCGCATGAAGACGTACTGCTGGGTGGGCGGTGACCGGCCGGCGGACATCATCGCGCAGATGAAGGAGCGCCTCGCGCACGGTTTCGACACCTTCAAGATGAATGGCTGCGAGGAGATGTCGATCATCGCGTCCAGCAAGCAGGTGGACGCCGCGGTGGCCAAGGTCGCCGAGATCCGCGAGGCCTTCGGCAACACCATCGAGTTTGGACTGGACTTCCACGGCCGCGTCTCCGCGCCGATGGCCAAGGTGCTGGTGAAGGAGCTGGAGCCGTTCCGTCCGCTCTTCATCGAAGAACCGGTGCTGGCCGAACAGGCCGAGTACTACCCGCGTATCGCCGCGCAGACGTCCATCCCCATCGCCGCCGGCGAACGGATGTATTCGCGCTTTGAGTTCAAGAGCGTGCTGGAGCGCGGTGGCATTTCCATCGTGCAGCCCGACCTTTCGCACGCGGGCGGCATTACCGAATGCGTCAAGATCGCGGCCATGGCCGAGGCCTACGACGTGGCCTTCGCGCCGCATTGCCCGCTGGGCCCGATCGCCCTGGCCGCCTGCCTGCACGTCGACTTCGTCAGCTGGAACGCCACGCTGCAGGAACAGAGCATGGGCATCCACTACA is part of the Luteibacter pinisoli genome and harbors:
- a CDS encoding SMP-30/gluconolactonase/LRE family protein, whose amino-acid sequence is MTESFKPLSPQRQAHAEGVIWDDLAGVVRWTDIATSQLFAYDPATGHVSDSKLPARVCCFALTHEKGVLLLALEKQVARYDSRDGSLHVLEDIEPDLPGTRANDGRCDRGGNLVFGTLNERGPDKVASFYRYTREGKLHRLALPKAAITNSICFSPDGGTMYFTDSPTAQIMACDYDAASGDVGQIRVFAQLREGFEPDGSTIDADGFLWNAEWGASRVVRYAPDGRIDATIELPARQPSCVTFAGPALDRMVITSAHLGLDAAALQAEPLNGAIFIGTPPRGHGLPEARYGYGATA
- a CDS encoding SDR family oxidoreductase, producing MTDLTHADPRTTPLPRLAGKVAIVTGATQGIGAATAKLFAAHGASVVLNVLEDNAQARQTLAGLNTEHAMLFEADVTDPAAIQRMVDAATERFGAPDVLVNNAGINVFNDPLSLSDEEWTRCFEVDLKGAWNCAKAVLPGMLSIGRGSIINIASVHGHKIIPHCFPYPVAKHGLIGLTKALGIEYAAKNIRVNSISPGLVLTAIAAAGFAAAADPEAERRKQTEILPNKRIGEPEEIAYTALFLASDEARYINAADIRIDGGRSQLYHE
- a CDS encoding 2-dehydro-3-deoxy-6-phosphogalactonate aldolase; translated protein: MAWPTALPLIAILRGITPDDIVAHVEALIEAGFDAIEVPLNSPDWQRSIPMAVETAGSRALVGAGTVLTPENVDRVADLGGHLLVTPNTDPAVIRQGRARGMYTSIGFTTPSEAFAALQAGAQSLKLFPSNIYGPGYVKAIRAVLPPDIPLLAVGGVTPDNLGQFLDAGCIGAGLGSDLYKPGQPVSQTRERAEAFVKAYRSV
- the dgoD gene encoding galactonate dehydratase; protein product: MKVTKITTYRVAPRWMFLKMETDEGVVGWGEPVVEGRARTVEAAVSELSEFIIGKDPSRINDLWQAMYRGGFYRGGAVFMSAIAGIDQALWDIKGKVLNAPVYELLGGRVRDRMKTYCWVGGDRPADIIAQMKERLAHGFDTFKMNGCEEMSIIASSKQVDAAVAKVAEIREAFGNTIEFGLDFHGRVSAPMAKVLVKELEPFRPLFIEEPVLAEQAEYYPRIAAQTSIPIAAGERMYSRFEFKSVLERGGISIVQPDLSHAGGITECVKIAAMAEAYDVAFAPHCPLGPIALAACLHVDFVSWNATLQEQSMGIHYNKGGEVLDYVRNKEALKLDEGGYAHPFTGPGLGIDVNEELIIERSREAQDWRNPLWRHPDGSVAEW